The following are encoded in a window of Aromatoleum petrolei genomic DNA:
- the coxB gene encoding cytochrome c oxidase subunit II, protein MSLAGRHAVAVSLMLASPALLAQSRYNLQSPATGIAAQIYDMHTLMLLICLFIFVIVFGVMFWAVIHHRKSKGAVAAHFHENTAVEIAWTVIPVLILLGMAWPATKTVLEMKDTRDPDITIKATGYQWKWGYDYLQGEGQGIRFVSNLSTPREQVDGRAAKGEHYLVEVDHPVVVPVGKKVRILTTAADVIHSWWLPAFGVKQDAIPGFIRDSWFRADKEGVYRGNCAELCGKDHGFMPIEVHVVSPQAYSKWVADQQAAIAAAASAGAREWALSELLEHGAKVFATNCVACHQADGKGLPPAFPPLDGSKVVLGEAAGQIAVVLNGRPGTPMAAFGTLLSDADIAAVITYTRNSWSNKTGEAIQPSQIAAARGK, encoded by the coding sequence ATGAGTCTTGCCGGTCGTCATGCAGTCGCCGTATCCCTGATGCTCGCGTCGCCAGCCCTCCTGGCCCAAAGCCGCTACAACCTCCAGTCCCCTGCCACCGGCATCGCCGCGCAGATCTACGACATGCACACGCTCATGTTGCTGATCTGCCTGTTCATCTTCGTCATCGTCTTCGGCGTGATGTTCTGGGCGGTGATCCACCACCGCAAGTCCAAGGGCGCGGTCGCCGCGCACTTCCACGAGAACACCGCGGTCGAAATCGCCTGGACCGTGATCCCCGTCCTCATCCTGCTCGGCATGGCCTGGCCGGCGACCAAGACCGTGCTGGAGATGAAGGACACGCGCGACCCCGACATCACCATCAAGGCCACCGGCTACCAGTGGAAGTGGGGCTACGATTACCTGCAGGGCGAAGGGCAGGGCATCCGCTTCGTCTCCAACCTGTCGACGCCGCGCGAACAGGTGGACGGCCGCGCAGCCAAGGGCGAACACTACCTCGTCGAGGTGGATCACCCGGTCGTCGTCCCCGTAGGCAAGAAGGTGCGCATTCTCACGACTGCGGCCGACGTGATCCATTCGTGGTGGCTGCCGGCCTTCGGCGTCAAGCAGGACGCCATCCCCGGCTTCATTCGCGACAGCTGGTTCCGCGCCGACAAGGAGGGCGTCTACCGCGGCAACTGCGCCGAGCTGTGCGGCAAGGACCATGGTTTCATGCCCATCGAGGTGCATGTCGTGTCGCCGCAGGCCTACAGCAAGTGGGTCGCCGACCAGCAGGCCGCGATAGCCGCCGCCGCGAGTGCGGGCGCGCGCGAGTGGGCGCTCTCCGAGCTTCTCGAACACGGCGCCAAGGTCTTCGCCACGAACTGCGTCGCCTGCCACCAGGCCGACGGCAAAGGCCTGCCGCCGGCCTTCCCGCCGCTGGACGGTTCGAAGGTCGTGCTCGGCGAGGCCGCCGGGCAGATCGCGGTCGTCCTCAACGGGCGCCCCGGCACGCCGATGGCGGCCTTCGGCACGCTGCTTTCCGACGCCGACATCGCGGCGGTCATCACTTACACGCGCAATTCCTGGAGCAACAAGACCGGCGAAGCCATTCAGCCCTCGCAGATCGCGGCGGCGCGAGGCAAGTGA
- a CDS encoding nuclear transport factor 2 family protein, producing the protein MTHAAAESLADFYATLTPRSLARLADFYAPDARFVDPFNDVTGVDAIERIFRHMFATVDDPRFEVTSCLARDQEAMLAWTFRFGSGQAQCEIRGVTQLCFDGAGRVVEHIDHWDPARQLYERIPFVGAILRALRRRLSAP; encoded by the coding sequence ATGACGCACGCAGCCGCGGAAAGCCTCGCCGATTTTTACGCGACGCTGACGCCGCGGTCGCTCGCGCGCCTCGCCGACTTCTATGCGCCCGACGCGCGCTTCGTCGATCCCTTCAACGACGTCACCGGCGTGGATGCGATCGAACGCATCTTCCGCCACATGTTCGCGACCGTCGACGACCCGCGCTTCGAGGTGACGAGCTGTCTCGCGCGCGACCAGGAGGCCATGCTTGCGTGGACCTTTCGCTTCGGCTCGGGGCAAGCACAGTGCGAGATCCGCGGCGTCACGCAGCTGTGTTTCGATGGCGCCGGGCGGGTCGTCGAGCACATCGATCACTGGGATCCCGCGCGTCAGCTCTACGAACGGATCCCGTTCGTCGGAGCCATCCTCCGTGCATTGCGTCGCCGCCTCTCCGCGCCCTGA
- a CDS encoding SDR family NAD(P)-dependent oxidoreductase, whose amino-acid sequence MPILEPLNPPIRDWRGLRVWLVGASTGIGAALARNLAARGGRLAISARDEERLVALAADCPGSLALPMDVTRGVVEFARVRDEMLAAWGGIDVVILNAGTYRPMRAWELEPEAVRATLDVNLLGVIDGATSVVPTLLAQQRGALAIVGSVAAYRGLPQAAAYGPSKAALVNFAESLYLDLAPRGVAVHLVSPGFVATRLTAQNRFAMPALMQPEDAAAEIVAGFARGDFETHFPRRFTWPMKLLRALPYRLYFALVRRVIGR is encoded by the coding sequence ATGCCCATCCTTGAGCCGCTCAACCCGCCGATCCGGGACTGGCGCGGCCTGCGCGTCTGGCTGGTCGGTGCGTCGACCGGCATCGGCGCGGCCCTCGCGCGCAATCTTGCCGCACGCGGCGGACGACTCGCGATCTCGGCGCGCGACGAGGAGCGGCTCGTGGCGCTTGCCGCGGACTGCCCCGGCAGCCTCGCGCTGCCGATGGACGTCACGCGCGGCGTGGTGGAGTTCGCGCGCGTGCGCGACGAAATGCTCGCCGCGTGGGGCGGCATCGATGTGGTGATCCTCAACGCCGGCACCTACCGGCCGATGCGCGCGTGGGAGCTCGAGCCGGAGGCGGTGCGCGCGACCCTGGACGTCAATCTGCTCGGCGTCATCGACGGTGCGACCAGTGTCGTGCCGACCCTGCTCGCGCAGCAGCGCGGCGCCCTCGCGATCGTCGGCAGCGTCGCCGCCTACCGCGGACTGCCGCAGGCGGCGGCCTACGGACCGTCAAAGGCCGCGCTCGTCAACTTCGCCGAGTCCCTGTATCTCGACCTCGCGCCGCGCGGCGTCGCCGTCCACCTTGTCAGCCCCGGCTTCGTCGCCACCCGCCTCACGGCGCAGAACCGCTTCGCGATGCCGGCCCTGATGCAGCCCGAGGACGCGGCGGCGGAAATCGTCGCCGGATTCGCGCGCGGCGACTTCGAAACCCACTTCCCGCGTCGCTTCACGTGGCCGATGAAGCTGCTGCGAGCCCTGCCCTACCGGCTGTACTTCGCCCTGGTGCGGCGGGTGATCGGGCGATGA
- a CDS encoding DUF3833 domain-containing protein, translating to MTLAMATGIAGCAGIDVQDYAAETPALDLRNYFNGTLDAYGMFQDRSGKVVKRFHVVIEASWRGEIGTLDERFTYSDGTTQQRVWTITRHDAHRYAGVAADVVGEAQGEARGNALRWRYVLALPVGERVWHVDFDDWMFLMDERVMLNRSVMSKFGVRLGEVTLSFVKRNAHP from the coding sequence ATGACCCTGGCGATGGCCACGGGGATCGCCGGCTGTGCCGGCATCGACGTGCAGGACTACGCCGCCGAGACCCCGGCGCTCGACCTGCGCAATTATTTCAACGGCACGCTCGACGCCTACGGCATGTTCCAGGACCGCTCGGGCAAGGTCGTGAAGCGCTTCCATGTCGTGATCGAGGCGAGCTGGCGCGGCGAGATCGGCACGCTCGACGAGCGCTTCACCTATTCCGACGGCACGACCCAGCAGCGCGTGTGGACGATCACCCGGCACGACGCGCACCGCTACGCGGGCGTCGCGGCCGATGTCGTCGGCGAGGCGCAGGGCGAGGCGCGCGGCAACGCGCTGCGCTGGCGCTACGTCCTCGCCTTGCCCGTCGGCGAACGGGTGTGGCACGTCGATTTCGACGACTGGATGTTCCTGATGGACGAGCGCGTGATGCTCAACCGCTCGGTGATGAGCAAGTTCGGCGTGCGCCTCGGCGAGGTCACCCTGTCGTTCGTGAAGCGCAATGCCCATCCTTGA
- a CDS encoding MFS transporter yields the protein MRVEREPALAYGVLGLPLAFAALPIYVHAPKLYADGLGLPLAAVGAVLLGVRVVDAITDPLIGWASDRFVARRAWIFAALTPLAAGFLALFGPPADAGLAWLAVSLLLVTFGYSLATINYAAWGAELADTPDARTRLVASREGFALAGVVLAAALPSLLGNDSVVGAAQLGWVFLVVLALGAGLTLHFAPAATKTAGGIVTLRSALRDALASRPFVRLLVVFAANGIAAAIPAATVLFFVSDVLQAESASGLFLSLYFLAGAASMPLWVRCAAAIGKLRAWLVGMLLAMAVFAWAGTLGAGDVGCFALICVLSGVALGADLALPAAMLADLLARERSAGPRAGAWFGWWNLVAKANLALAAGLALPLLDSLGYAPGTRDGDALATLAGVYALLPVALKALAATLLWRCRRDLVSEEERRCAEC from the coding sequence ATGAGGGTTGAGCGCGAGCCGGCGCTGGCCTACGGCGTCCTCGGCCTGCCGCTGGCGTTTGCGGCACTGCCGATCTACGTGCACGCGCCCAAGCTCTACGCCGACGGCCTGGGGCTCCCGCTTGCGGCCGTCGGCGCCGTCCTGCTCGGCGTGCGCGTCGTCGATGCGATCACCGATCCGCTCATCGGCTGGGCGAGCGACCGCTTCGTCGCGCGCCGCGCGTGGATCTTCGCGGCCCTGACTCCGCTGGCTGCGGGGTTCCTCGCGCTGTTCGGTCCGCCGGCGGACGCGGGCCTGGCATGGCTGGCGGTGTCGCTGCTGCTCGTCACCTTCGGCTATTCCCTCGCCACCATCAACTACGCCGCGTGGGGGGCAGAGCTCGCGGACACGCCGGACGCGCGCACGCGCCTCGTCGCCAGCCGCGAGGGTTTCGCGCTGGCGGGCGTCGTGCTTGCGGCCGCGCTGCCCTCGCTGCTCGGGAACGATTCCGTCGTTGGCGCGGCGCAGCTCGGTTGGGTATTCCTCGTCGTCCTTGCCCTCGGCGCGGGCCTCACCCTGCATTTCGCGCCGGCCGCGACGAAGACCGCCGGCGGCATCGTGACGCTGCGCTCGGCCCTGCGTGACGCGCTCGCCAGCCGGCCCTTCGTGCGACTGCTCGTGGTGTTCGCGGCCAACGGCATCGCCGCCGCGATTCCCGCCGCGACGGTGCTGTTCTTTGTCTCCGACGTGCTGCAGGCCGAGTCCGCTTCCGGCCTGTTCCTGTCCCTGTATTTCCTCGCCGGGGCTGCGAGCATGCCGTTGTGGGTGCGCTGCGCCGCCGCGATCGGCAAGCTCCGGGCCTGGCTGGTCGGCATGCTGCTGGCGATGGCGGTGTTTGCCTGGGCGGGCACGCTCGGCGCCGGCGACGTGGGCTGCTTCGCGCTGATCTGCGTGCTGTCGGGCGTGGCCCTTGGGGCGGATCTCGCTCTGCCGGCCGCCATGCTCGCGGACCTGCTCGCGCGCGAACGTTCGGCCGGCCCGCGCGCGGGCGCCTGGTTCGGCTGGTGGAACCTCGTCGCCAAGGCGAACCTCGCGCTGGCGGCCGGCCTCGCCTTGCCGCTGCTCGACAGCTTGGGCTATGCGCCCGGCACACGCGATGGCGATGCGTTGGCGACCCTCGCGGGCGTGTATGCGCTGCTGCCAGTGGCCCTGAAGGCGCTCGCCGCGACCCTGCTGTGGCGCTGCCGGCGCGATCTTGTTTCAGAGGAGGAGCGGCGATGCGCCGAATGCTGA
- a CDS encoding chalcone isomerase family protein yields MSITSNSPIAERAGVRSLLRACALACMLAGAHASAGEREVSTDLPPALPVSALDGGWGVVGQGTMRWFGLPLYEASLWTRGAEPWRAERPFALEIRYARSIRSERLVAASLDEMERLGFADAARREHWRPLLERAFPSVEAGDTIVGLAQPDGRVVFYHRGAPTAELRDAAFARAFFAIWLDPRTREPGLRARLLGIGDEG; encoded by the coding sequence ATGTCCATCACTTCGAATTCGCCCATCGCTGAGCGGGCTGGCGTGCGCTCGCTGCTGCGGGCCTGCGCGCTCGCGTGCATGCTGGCAGGCGCCCACGCGAGCGCGGGTGAGCGCGAGGTGTCGACCGACCTGCCGCCCGCCCTGCCGGTCTCCGCGCTCGACGGTGGCTGGGGCGTCGTGGGGCAGGGGACGATGCGCTGGTTCGGCCTTCCGCTCTACGAGGCGAGCCTGTGGACGCGCGGCGCGGAGCCGTGGCGGGCGGAGCGCCCCTTCGCCCTGGAGATCCGCTACGCGCGCTCCATTCGCAGCGAGCGGCTGGTGGCGGCCAGTCTCGACGAGATGGAGCGCCTCGGGTTCGCGGACGCCGCGCGGCGCGAGCACTGGCGCCCGCTGCTGGAACGGGCCTTTCCCTCGGTCGAGGCCGGCGACACGATCGTCGGACTGGCGCAGCCCGACGGCAGGGTGGTCTTCTACCATCGCGGCGCGCCGACCGCCGAATTGCGCGACGCCGCCTTCGCGCGCGCATTCTTCGCGATCTGGCTGGATCCGCGCACGCGTGAGCCGGGCCTGCGTGCGCGCCTGCTGGGGATCGGCGATGAGGGTTGA
- a CDS encoding SAM-dependent methyltransferase has protein sequence MNPLENTLAKPAAWSPARAPRATRLALELLESLEGGALVLELPGGETVRAGHGPVRAHWRVQDHETFAATLARGDIGLGETYFAGLWDADDPTALLTLLAQNRERLGRAVYGRLLPLAGYRLWHALRANTRSGARRNIEAHYDLGNDFYALWLDDTMSYSAAVFADAAEPLEAAQRRKYRRILERLGARPGQTILEIGCGWGGFAEIAAKEFGCLVFGITLSPAQLAHARARAEREGFADRATFALCDYRDVLGEYDHVVSIEMIEAVGERFWPTYFATLARRLRRGGRCVVQAITIDEALFPRYRRGTDFIQRYVFPGGMLPTPAIMRRQAEAVGLVPVGDFAFGRDYARTLEHWRVRFDARHADIAAQGFDARFVRLWRFYLAYCEAGFLAGDIDVHHFEFAHR, from the coding sequence ATGAATCCGCTCGAAAACACGCTCGCAAAGCCGGCTGCGTGGTCCCCCGCGCGCGCGCCGCGAGCGACCCGGCTTGCGCTGGAGCTGCTCGAATCGCTGGAGGGCGGGGCGCTCGTGCTCGAACTGCCCGGCGGCGAGACCGTGCGCGCAGGGCATGGCCCGGTCCGCGCGCACTGGCGCGTGCAGGATCACGAGACCTTCGCCGCGACGCTGGCGCGTGGCGACATCGGCCTCGGCGAAACCTATTTCGCGGGACTCTGGGATGCCGACGACCCCACCGCGCTGCTGACGCTGCTGGCGCAGAACCGCGAACGGCTGGGACGCGCGGTGTATGGCCGCCTGCTGCCGCTGGCGGGCTACCGTCTGTGGCACGCGCTGCGCGCCAACACGCGCAGCGGGGCGCGGCGCAACATCGAGGCGCACTACGATCTCGGCAACGACTTCTACGCGCTGTGGCTCGATGACACGATGAGTTATTCCGCCGCGGTGTTTGCCGATGCCGCGGAGCCCCTCGAGGCGGCCCAGCGGCGCAAGTACCGCCGCATCCTCGAGCGCCTCGGCGCGCGACCGGGCCAGACGATCCTCGAGATCGGTTGCGGTTGGGGCGGGTTCGCGGAGATTGCGGCCAAGGAGTTCGGCTGCCTTGTGTTCGGCATTACGCTTTCGCCCGCGCAGCTCGCCCATGCGCGCGCCCGCGCCGAGCGCGAAGGCTTCGCCGACCGCGCGACGTTCGCGTTGTGCGACTACCGCGATGTGCTGGGGGAATACGATCACGTCGTGTCGATCGAGATGATCGAAGCGGTCGGGGAACGCTTCTGGCCGACCTATTTCGCCACGCTCGCGCGTCGCCTGCGGCGCGGCGGCCGCTGCGTCGTGCAGGCGATCACGATCGACGAGGCGCTGTTTCCGCGCTACCGGCGGGGAACGGATTTCATCCAGCGCTACGTCTTCCCCGGCGGAATGCTGCCGACGCCAGCCATCATGCGCCGCCAGGCCGAAGCGGTCGGACTCGTGCCGGTCGGCGATTTCGCCTTCGGTCGCGACTACGCGCGCACCCTGGAGCACTGGCGCGTGCGCTTCGACGCGAGGCATGCCGACATTGCGGCGCAGGGGTTCGACGCGCGCTTCGTGCGCCTGTGGCGCTTCTATCTCGCGTATTGCGAGGCGGGCTTCCTCGCGGGCGACATCGATGTCCATCACTTCGAATTCGCCCATCGCTGA
- a CDS encoding DUF1365 domain-containing protein produces the protein MNAVHDPLMPAACFGTVFHERHAPVRNRFVYPLAFLRLPLSRLGELGVPLLGIERANVFTFFSRDHGPRDGTPLLPWLRALLGRHGLDEVADGEVVLQTMPRMLGHLFNPVSFWFCHDRAGALRVVLAEVNNTFGEHHNYLVHHRDLGPILPGDELRANKVFHVSPFFPVAGEYRFRFHAAGAAPSVAIDYWEGGERRLSTAVGGRARALDGRAMCAWLLRYPFMTLGVVVRIHRQALRLWLRRVRFFHKPLPPLEETTR, from the coding sequence ATGAACGCGGTGCATGATCCGCTGATGCCCGCGGCGTGCTTCGGCACGGTGTTTCACGAGCGCCACGCGCCCGTGCGCAACCGTTTCGTGTATCCGCTTGCCTTCCTGCGCCTGCCCCTGTCGCGGCTGGGCGAGCTGGGCGTGCCGCTGCTCGGGATCGAGCGTGCGAACGTGTTCACATTCTTCAGCCGCGACCACGGTCCGCGCGACGGCACACCGCTGCTGCCGTGGCTGCGCGCGCTGCTCGGGCGGCACGGGCTCGACGAGGTTGCCGACGGCGAGGTCGTGCTGCAGACGATGCCGCGCATGCTGGGCCATCTCTTCAATCCCGTGAGTTTCTGGTTCTGTCACGATCGCGCAGGGGCGCTGCGAGTGGTTCTCGCCGAGGTGAACAACACCTTCGGCGAACATCACAACTACCTCGTCCATCACCGCGACCTCGGCCCCATCCTCCCCGGCGACGAGCTGCGCGCGAACAAGGTGTTCCACGTCTCCCCCTTCTTCCCCGTGGCGGGCGAGTACCGCTTCCGCTTCCATGCGGCAGGCGCGGCGCCGAGCGTGGCGATCGACTACTGGGAGGGCGGCGAGCGCCGCCTCAGCACCGCCGTGGGCGGCCGTGCCCGCGCCCTCGATGGCCGCGCGATGTGCGCCTGGCTCCTGCGCTATCCCTTCATGACCCTGGGCGTCGTCGTGCGCATCCACCGGCAGGCGTTGCGCCTGTGGTTGAGACGGGTCCGCTTCTTTCACAAACCGTTGCCCCCGCTGGAGGAAACCACGCGATGA
- a CDS encoding NAD(P)/FAD-dependent oxidoreductase gives MNMRDAFPWEPRRPRRIAVVGAGISGLACAWMLAREHQVTVFEAGQCAGGHTNTVDVTVDGVTHPVDTGFLVFNRRTYPNLIALFGLLGVEAVETEMSFSVSLAQPDLEWSGTSLRSLFAQPGNAARPGFWRMLGDILRFNREATRLARDGDGGGLALGEYLAANAYSREFRDWYLLPMAAAIWSCPTRTMLDYPLHTFVRFCDNHGLLQIADRPRWLTVRGGGREYVRRMCAQLDDLRLDTPVLGVFRDAHAVWVHTPKGIDRFDEVVFACHSDQALAILGGDASSDERAILSAVRYQRNCAVLHTDAALLPRRRAVWAAWNYAAAPGNESAERAVGAVSVSYLINRLQPLPFETPVVVTLNPLREPDPARVLASFDYAHPVFDTAAIAAQRALGGIQGVRRTWFAGAWTGYGFHEDGLKSAIPVVEALGGSVPWRGGARVAEACGA, from the coding sequence ATGAACATGCGTGACGCCTTTCCGTGGGAGCCGCGGCGGCCGCGGCGCATCGCCGTCGTCGGGGCGGGGATCTCCGGACTCGCCTGCGCGTGGATGCTGGCGCGCGAGCATCAGGTTACGGTCTTCGAAGCCGGCCAATGCGCCGGTGGGCACACGAACACGGTGGACGTGACGGTGGATGGGGTGACCCATCCCGTCGATACCGGCTTCCTGGTCTTCAACCGCCGCACCTACCCGAACCTGATCGCGCTCTTCGGCCTGCTCGGCGTCGAGGCGGTCGAAACCGAGATGTCGTTTTCCGTGAGCCTCGCGCAGCCGGACCTGGAGTGGTCGGGAACCAGCTTGCGCAGCCTCTTCGCCCAGCCGGGCAATGCGGCACGGCCGGGCTTCTGGCGCATGCTGGGCGACATCCTGCGCTTCAACCGCGAAGCGACGCGGCTCGCCCGGGATGGCGACGGGGGCGGGCTTGCGCTGGGCGAGTACCTGGCGGCGAACGCATACAGCCGCGAGTTCCGCGACTGGTACCTGCTGCCGATGGCGGCGGCGATCTGGTCCTGCCCGACGCGCACCATGCTCGACTATCCGCTCCATACCTTCGTGCGCTTCTGCGACAACCACGGCCTGCTGCAGATCGCCGACCGTCCGCGCTGGCTCACGGTGCGGGGCGGCGGGCGCGAGTACGTGCGGAGGATGTGCGCGCAGCTCGACGATCTGCGCCTCGACACGCCGGTGCTGGGGGTATTCCGCGACGCCCACGCGGTGTGGGTGCATACGCCGAAGGGGATCGATCGCTTCGACGAGGTCGTGTTCGCATGCCATAGCGACCAGGCGCTGGCGATTCTGGGGGGCGACGCGTCGAGCGACGAGCGCGCGATCCTCTCGGCGGTACGCTATCAGCGCAATTGCGCGGTGCTGCATACCGACGCCGCCCTGCTGCCGCGCCGGCGTGCGGTGTGGGCGGCGTGGAACTACGCGGCGGCACCGGGCAACGAGAGCGCGGAGCGCGCGGTGGGGGCGGTTTCGGTCAGCTACCTGATCAACCGCCTGCAGCCGCTGCCGTTCGAGACCCCGGTGGTGGTCACGCTCAATCCCCTGCGCGAGCCGGATCCGGCGCGCGTGTTGGCGAGCTTCGACTACGCCCATCCGGTGTTCGACACGGCGGCGATCGCGGCGCAGCGCGCCTTGGGCGGCATCCAGGGCGTGCGTCGCACGTGGTTTGCGGGCGCATGGACCGGCTACGGGTTTCACGAGGATGGCCTGAAGTCGGCCATCCCGGTCGTCGAGGCGCTGGGTGGCAGCGTGCCGTGGCGCGGGGGCGCGCGGGTGGCGGAGGCATGCGGCGCATGA
- a CDS encoding MerR family transcriptional regulator has translation MKTLNDPPEGLGIAAVERDTGLPKDTLRVWERRYGFPRPLRDANGERVYPAGQVDKLRLIRRLLDQGLRPSRIVAATTEELAQMLAAAPEAVVATAPADCGTLLGLMQRQEGAALQRALQQNLLKNGLQRFLTDTLVPLTDAVGQAWLKGELSVAGEHLYTEQVHNVLRGAIANHGGHGGSPSILLTTFPNELHSLGLLMAEAMVAPEGAQCTSLGTQTPLADIERAATQGGIDVVALSFSSAYPARQAVEGLNTLRARLPARVALWAGGHAVREQQRKLPGIRVIADLPDAIAAIAEWRAGHPA, from the coding sequence ATGAAAACTCTTAACGACCCGCCGGAAGGACTCGGCATCGCCGCCGTCGAGCGCGACACCGGACTGCCGAAAGACACGCTGCGCGTCTGGGAGCGCCGCTACGGCTTTCCGCGCCCGCTGCGCGACGCCAACGGCGAACGCGTGTACCCCGCAGGACAGGTGGACAAGCTACGCCTGATCCGCCGCCTCCTCGACCAGGGCCTGCGCCCCTCGCGCATCGTCGCCGCCACCACGGAGGAGCTCGCGCAGATGCTGGCGGCCGCGCCCGAGGCAGTGGTGGCCACCGCACCCGCAGACTGCGGCACGCTGCTCGGCCTCATGCAGCGACAGGAGGGCGCGGCCCTGCAGCGCGCGCTGCAGCAGAACCTGTTGAAGAACGGCCTGCAACGCTTCCTCACCGACACCCTCGTTCCGCTCACCGATGCGGTCGGGCAGGCCTGGCTGAAGGGCGAGTTGAGTGTAGCCGGCGAGCACCTCTACACCGAGCAGGTGCACAACGTGTTGCGCGGCGCGATTGCGAACCACGGCGGTCACGGCGGCTCGCCGTCCATCCTGCTGACGACCTTCCCGAACGAACTGCACTCGCTCGGCCTGCTGATGGCCGAAGCGATGGTCGCGCCCGAGGGCGCGCAATGCACCTCGCTGGGCACCCAGACGCCGCTCGCCGACATCGAACGTGCGGCCACGCAGGGCGGCATCGACGTCGTCGCGCTGTCCTTCAGCTCCGCCTACCCGGCGCGCCAGGCGGTCGAAGGCCTCAACACGCTGCGCGCGCGCCTGCCCGCCCGCGTTGCGCTGTGGGCCGGCGGCCACGCCGTGCGCGAGCAGCAGCGCAAGCTGCCGGGAATCCGCGTGATCGCGGATCTACCGGACGCCATCGCCGCCATCGCCGAGTGGCGCGCGGGACATCCGGCATGA
- the rfaE2 gene encoding D-glycero-beta-D-manno-heptose 1-phosphate adenylyltransferase → MSYPRPAFEAKICPPDELRARAASQSRPLVFTNGCFDILHRGHVTYLAQARALGAAMVVALNTDASVKRLGKGDDRPVNPLEDRAAVMAALACVDLVTWFDEDTPLQRILEARPEILVKGGDWPVDRIVGAAEVQGWGGIVHSIPFEHDRSTTALLGRIRSL, encoded by the coding sequence ATGTCCTACCCTCGCCCCGCCTTCGAAGCCAAGATCTGCCCCCCCGACGAGCTACGCGCGCGCGCAGCGTCCCAGTCACGTCCGCTCGTGTTCACCAACGGTTGCTTCGACATCCTGCACCGCGGGCATGTCACCTACCTCGCGCAGGCCCGCGCGCTGGGCGCCGCGATGGTCGTCGCGCTGAACACCGACGCGTCGGTGAAGCGCCTCGGCAAGGGCGACGACCGTCCGGTGAACCCGCTCGAGGACCGCGCTGCCGTCATGGCGGCGCTGGCATGCGTGGACCTCGTCACGTGGTTCGACGAGGACACACCGCTGCAGCGCATCCTCGAGGCGCGCCCGGAGATCCTCGTCAAGGGGGGCGACTGGCCGGTGGACCGGATCGTCGGCGCCGCGGAAGTTCAGGGCTGGGGCGGCATCGTGCATTCCATCCCGTTCGAGCACGACCGTTCGACGACCGCGCTGCTCGGACGCATCCGCAGCCTGTAA